One region of Lactobacillus johnsonii genomic DNA includes:
- a CDS encoding metal ABC transporter solute-binding protein, Zn/Mn family, which translates to MQNFNSKITKFISIMALVTLLSLITVGCSNKQNSTSQSNKISIVTTTNVYSDIAKNIVGKYGTATAIIDKSSVDPHDFDPTTADAKKVAQANIIVANGLGYDSWMNKLAKSVDKKPVLVGEDLMGLKSGDNPHIWYNLDMPTKYVDYLVKRLSKLDKKHAAYFKENGEKYLAKIDKIKQLAKANKGDQKPVFVSEPVFDYALQEAGYKIGDKEFEEAIENGTDPSPKTINEMNNSIKQKKIAFFVNNTQASSSTVKSFVKLAKKNNVPVLNVRETIPNNTTYLAWMKENYQKLADIQKN; encoded by the coding sequence ATGCAAAATTTTAACTCTAAAATTACAAAATTTATTTCTATTATGGCCTTAGTGACGCTTTTATCATTGATAACAGTAGGATGTTCGAATAAGCAGAACTCTACTAGTCAATCAAATAAGATTTCGATAGTTACAACAACTAATGTCTATTCAGATATTGCTAAAAATATTGTTGGAAAATATGGAACAGCGACTGCAATTATTGATAAAAGTAGCGTTGATCCACACGATTTTGATCCGACAACAGCAGATGCTAAAAAGGTAGCTCAGGCAAATATTATCGTTGCAAATGGGCTAGGTTATGATTCATGGATGAATAAGTTAGCGAAATCTGTTGATAAAAAGCCTGTCTTAGTCGGTGAAGACTTGATGGGATTAAAGAGCGGAGATAATCCACATATTTGGTACAATTTAGATATGCCAACTAAGTACGTTGATTATTTGGTTAAACGTTTATCTAAGTTAGATAAGAAGCATGCCGCTTATTTTAAGGAAAATGGCGAAAAATACTTAGCCAAGATCGACAAAATCAAACAGCTAGCTAAGGCTAATAAGGGTGATCAAAAACCAGTTTTTGTTAGTGAACCAGTCTTTGACTATGCTTTGCAAGAAGCTGGCTATAAAATAGGCGATAAGGAATTTGAAGAAGCTATCGAAAATGGTACAGATCCTAGTCCTAAGACGATTAATGAAATGAACAATTCTATTAAACAAAAGAAGATTGCCTTTTTTGTTAATAATACTCAGGCAAGTAGCTCAACAGTTAAGTCTTTTGTTAAACTTGCAAAAAAGAACAATGTTCCAGTTTTAAATGTTCGGGAAACTATTCCTAATAACACTACTTACTTAGCTTGGATGAAAGAAAATTATCAAAAACTAGCTGATATTCAAAAGAATTAA
- a CDS encoding Cof-type HAD-IIB family hydrolase, with protein MIKLIATDMDGTWLREDKTYDKELFEKEFQIMQDRDIKFVIASGNQYENILDRFPRANKHMYFVAENGALVAHGNEILQISDLSEEDYQTMLEIVEKLPYNAIVAGVTSAYVEKSSGKEFAEDLKKYVKKIQVVDSFNDIDDRIFKVSLRVPEDEMPKVLDKLREDYPQIGFVSGASTAIDMQTKGMNKAVGLEYLGKKLKIKSSEMVTFGDSGNDVGMLKFAGTSFATATALPDAKKAANQIIGSSEESSVQKKILELLS; from the coding sequence ATGATTAAGCTTATTGCAACTGATATGGATGGTACGTGGCTAAGAGAAGATAAGACTTATGATAAGGAGCTCTTTGAAAAAGAATTTCAAATCATGCAGGATCGTGATATAAAATTTGTTATTGCCAGTGGTAATCAGTATGAGAATATCCTCGATCGTTTTCCAAGAGCTAATAAGCATATGTATTTTGTGGCTGAGAATGGTGCGTTAGTAGCTCATGGAAATGAGATTCTTCAAATATCTGATTTATCTGAGGAGGATTATCAAACAATGCTTGAAATTGTGGAAAAATTACCATATAACGCTATTGTTGCTGGTGTAACTAGTGCATATGTTGAAAAAAGCAGTGGAAAAGAATTTGCGGAAGATCTAAAAAAGTACGTTAAGAAAATTCAAGTTGTTGATAGCTTTAACGATATCGATGATCGTATTTTTAAAGTAAGTCTTCGTGTTCCAGAAGATGAGATGCCTAAGGTTTTAGATAAACTTAGAGAAGACTATCCACAGATTGGTTTTGTTTCAGGTGCAAGTACTGCTATTGATATGCAGACTAAAGGAATGAATAAAGCTGTAGGTTTAGAATATTTGGGTAAAAAGCTTAAGATTAAATCTAGTGAAATGGTAACATTTGGTGATAGTGGTAATGATGTTGGTATGCTTAAGTTTGCGGGTACCAGCTTTGCTACGGCGACTGCTCTTCCAGATGCAAAGAAAGCTGCTAATCAAATCATTGGATCTAGTGAAGAATCAAGTGTGCAAAAGAAAATTCTTGAGTTACTCTCATAA
- a CDS encoding metal ABC transporter ATP-binding protein → MTDILTVKDLGMKFEDKVIFKDLNFTLSKGSMTALLGANGTGKTTLIRILMGMLQPTTGSFKFAPDTKVGYVPQFRNLDADYPLSIRAFVELNTPLFKNARVKARVNQILKETHLLDIQNTRMGEASGGQKQRAYLAQALLDKPDFIILDEATASLDPVAKEELMSLIKHLNEKHAMTVLFTTHDIPLAKKYMKDYLLFKDKGLIAGKIKDLTEEVGEE, encoded by the coding sequence ATGACTGATATATTAACAGTTAAAGACCTGGGGATGAAATTTGAGGATAAGGTAATTTTTAAAGACTTGAATTTTACCCTATCGAAGGGGTCGATGACAGCTCTACTTGGTGCAAATGGTACAGGAAAAACAACCTTGATTAGAATTTTGATGGGAATGTTACAACCAACGACAGGATCGTTTAAGTTTGCGCCGGATACAAAAGTTGGTTATGTACCTCAATTTAGAAATCTGGATGCTGATTATCCCCTCTCAATCCGGGCCTTTGTAGAACTTAATACTCCTTTATTTAAGAACGCTCGGGTGAAGGCGAGAGTAAATCAAATTTTAAAAGAGACCCATTTACTAGATATTCAAAATACTAGGATGGGCGAAGCTTCCGGAGGTCAAAAGCAGCGTGCATATTTAGCTCAAGCTTTGTTAGATAAACCAGACTTCATTATTTTAGACGAGGCAACAGCTAGCTTAGATCCAGTTGCTAAAGAAGAGTTAATGTCATTGATTAAGCACTTAAACGAAAAACACGCAATGACTGTTTTGTTTACAACTCATGACATTCCTCTAGCTAAGAAATATATGAAAGATTATCTTTTATTTAAGGATAAAGGTTTAATTGCTGGTAAAATTAAAGACTTAACTGAAGAGGTGGGTGAAGAATAA
- a CDS encoding metal ABC transporter permease — MFAYDFMRYAFLASTFIAITCGIVGVYVVARSFSFLAHTLSEIGFAGAAFAVWIGWVPLWGMVLFTLLGSISVGELSMRSDQKESAISAISALFIGLGVLFLAIAGGNSRYATNILFGSIIGVDRDGVIQLVVLSLFVLAIIFLVLRQLNYDSFDHVGAVSHHINTSLVSVVFLIALALAVSIGAQVVGSLLVFILLTLPSSSARYLGKTIPAMLCWSVGIALFGVWAGLVLGYVTNLPVTFFISIIEVGIYLFVYGVHAFKK, encoded by the coding sequence ATGTTTGCATATGATTTTATGCGCTATGCATTTCTAGCTAGTACTTTTATTGCTATTACCTGTGGAATAGTGGGTGTATATGTTGTAGCTAGAAGTTTTTCATTCTTAGCTCACACTCTATCAGAAATTGGTTTTGCCGGAGCCGCTTTTGCGGTTTGGATTGGTTGGGTTCCTCTCTGGGGCATGGTTCTTTTTACTTTGCTTGGCTCAATCAGTGTTGGTGAATTATCCATGAGAAGTGATCAGAAAGAATCCGCAATTAGTGCGATTTCAGCCTTGTTTATTGGCTTGGGTGTACTATTTTTAGCTATTGCTGGCGGTAATAGTCGCTATGCGACTAACATCTTATTTGGTTCAATTATTGGAGTTGATAGAGATGGAGTCATTCAACTAGTTGTTCTTTCTCTCTTTGTTTTAGCAATAATTTTCCTAGTTTTAAGACAGTTAAACTATGATTCATTTGATCATGTAGGGGCAGTTAGCCATCATATTAATACAAGCTTAGTTTCAGTAGTATTTTTAATTGCTTTGGCTTTAGCTGTTTCAATTGGTGCACAAGTTGTCGGATCATTATTAGTCTTTATTTTATTAACTTTGCCATCTTCAAGTGCTCGCTACTTAGGTAAGACAATTCCTGCTATGTTATGTTGGTCAGTTGGGATCGCATTGTTTGGAGTTTGGGCAGGTTTAGTTTTAGGATACGTAACTAATTTACCGGTCACTTTCTTTATTTCGATTATTGAAGTTGGAATTTATTTATTTGTTTATGGCGTTCATGCTTTTAAGAAATAA
- a CDS encoding ArsR/SmtB family transcription factor: MNDQIIRVTRALNHPIRIQILYYLNDNQKSSVNNLVKQFDVSQPAISRHLRILEEAKLVKSEQVKQERYYSLEDKHVIKILDVLRRHVNEDF, translated from the coding sequence TTGAACGATCAAATTATTCGAGTTACTAGAGCTTTGAATCATCCCATTCGAATTCAAATTCTTTATTACTTAAATGACAATCAAAAAAGTAGTGTAAATAACTTGGTAAAACAGTTTGATGTTAGTCAGCCAGCTATTTCTAGACACTTGAGGATCTTGGAAGAGGCTAAGCTAGTTAAGAGTGAGCAAGTTAAGCAAGAGCGCTACTATAGTTTAGAAGATAAGCATGTAATTAAGATTCTAGATGTCTTGAGACGGCATGTTAACGAAGATTTTTAG